Within Brienomyrus brachyistius isolate T26 chromosome 20, BBRACH_0.4, whole genome shotgun sequence, the genomic segment CTGCCTACACTGCAAGCTAACCTTTTGAAGCAAGACATTTCCTAACTGCACTAAGCTGGTGCCCTTTAGATCTGTCAAGTGTCTGGGAGAGTATGATGGGACAGGTTCAGCAAGGAAATCTTCATACAGCAAACTGGGGTGGAGACAGCACCCCCATTACACCAAAAGCTTTTACAAGGTAAATTCTATGCCCCTTTACTGAAAGCCTTGGCTAAGGGGAGTACTGAAAATTGAGTTACGGTGTTCTTATTCATATGAAATAGCATCCTTTGTCTCTTAAAAAGCAAGCACTCTTCTGGGAACAGATACAACTCTGCCCCTACGTCATATATGGAGAAATGTGGTATTGACATTCTAGACTAACTTTCTTGAAGGTTATTACATACCAGTTCTTTGGTTATAGGCATCGTCTGGCCCTGTTCCAGGTCTGCCCACACGGATGCAGGAGACCAAAGCGTGCTCCAAGACTGCTCCAAGGCAGTCCAGCCTGAGGCCTAGTTTCTCACGTCCACACTAGTGGTCTCCTGAACAAAGCTCTTCCCTGATGAGTCAGTGCCTCAGTGGTCCAATGCAGAGACTTCCCACACTGGTATTTCATATATCAATATCATTTAAATTTTACACTTTAAAGTTATATATGTAGGGTATTagaaagctgcaaataaaaatattttaaaaccaCTATTTTTAACCACACAGATAATCTGGGCATGTCagtctattaaaaaaaaataaaataaaaaatgagacCCAAGGTTAATGTTAGGACTTGAGTGACCCCAACAGGCAGAACCTGTGAAAGAGACGCTCCTGCCTAACCCATCCATCGGTTACCACCCTTACTATAAATGGGGGGGTGGGTTTTCAAATCAAAGAATTGCATTGAGAGATGTTTCTCACAATTACACAGAAATTCCCCAGTTTAGGTtattaaaacacacagaacatTTTGATACAGTTCATTTTTGAGAACCTGTGTATGTAAATCTAAACAAGAACATTATGCATACTTTTAAACAAGTGGCCCAGTGCTTAAAATCTCAATACAAAATTTTCAGGCAAATGTGTTTAGGaagctaaataaaaaataaaaaaaaatacataaaactatTAGCAGCCTCGTCATTTACACATATGGTACGGCTTGGCCATATGGCGCTGATTAACGGAACACCTAAATTTCAAAATTTTAGTGGTAcaggaaaaaagacttttattcTCATATTAATTTCATAACATTTGATACAAATCATATTTTAAGAAAGAAAATCCCAATCAGAAcagtacctgtctgtctgtcttttgttGTATTTCACTTAGGTCTACAGAGAAACCAAAATGTATCCCTCACATGAGAAAAGTATGTGAAAAATATAGCACATAGTTTGACCTTAAAGTTACTTCTAATTGTGGACTCCTAATTAACCCAAATGCTTAAAAATGGACCGATTTTCCATTACAATGTGCAAGAAAACATCCCTTTTTCATATAAGGAGGAGTCTACTTTCTTCAGTTGGTGTATGTGTGAAAGGCAAATTTCATGCCGAGCAAACGCTGAAATGCTAGGAACTCGTGATATACTCAAAATTACACTTGCTTGTACAGTACGACTATAGTACCTAGAACGTGATAAAAATGATAGGATATCTAAATGCGACTCGGAAGGGTTCACAGACTTACAAGTGCAAAACTAAAGCAGAACATGTGGAGGAGTTTGGCACGACATACAGAAGGGGGACATAGTACTGAGGACCAAATGAACTGCCGCACTACATTTACTGTGTCACATACTTGAATTACAAAACCCActtaaataataaaacatcTACAACACTAATACAGATTAAACAAGggggaaaataataaaaaaaaggtttaagAATCATGCAAAATTGCACAAGGATGTTTTtaaatagatacattaaaagcGACAAACAAAAGCAGATggccaggggggtgggggtggtgctaATCTCTGCTAAGAGCTGGACGACCCTTTGCTACTGTACTAGGTGCCTTACCTAGTTAGGCATTAAGATCTTAGAGAGAACAGAAAAGGTCCATTTAAAACACTGCGCGGGGCGCCCCCTAGAGGACCGCCCGGCACGTTTCACACCAGTCCGATTACCCTGCTGTCGAATGCTCTATGGGTTTTCAAAAGGCACTTCCATGTTGCACGTATCATCTTCACCCCGCTGAGGAAATTTCATGTAGGGAGGGgaccggtgggggggggggggagagcagaACTGGGAGAGTAACTAAGGGAAAGCTACACATTCAAGTAAGCGTTACATAAAAATACTTCTTTTGTAAACGAGTGTTTTAAATGCAGCATCACTAAGTCAGATGTTTAAGTATGACAAAAACAACAgacgaaaaaataaaaaaataataaaataaaatcagtgCTATATATAAACTTCCTCCTGTAGACAAGTGTAACTTAAGCTCTGTGTTACAGGTTATATTGATTGCAATAATAAAATGCTGACAAATGTGAACAATTTGCTATTTAAATATTGTTCAGTGTATTGTACCCCTTCATGTAGTTAAggttttagtgtgtgtgtgtgtgtgtgtgtgtgtgtgtgtttttctcttTCTAAACAGATGCAAAGGCTGCAAGCTTCAGCAGTCGCTTCCACCACATCTACGGAGAGTCATCTGGAACCCACAGGACTTTATTCTGCTCCTGATCAACAATAGTCGTGATCTGAGTGCAAATGTAGGACAGGCTCCCACCTTGGACAATACCTGAAATCAAAATCAGTCGCATTTTAGTCATGTTCAATTTCGTTCAGTGTTCTAATTCAATATACAATACAGAGTTTGCCCTGAAAAGGATGTAAAAAAAGTGCTGCTCTGTGTTCTAGAACTATTCATCTACTCGTCCATGCTTTTCGTAGGTGTGAAGTCCCCTTTAAAAGCTAGTGCAAACGGAGAAACACAAAAGGCGAACCTGTGAAGAACTTGCTGTACTCCTGCTCCATTTTCTGCGCAACCTCAAACTGCTCCTTGGAATGTTTTTGAGACACTTTATCCCGCAGAAACACTGGATCCTTCTGCTCCCTGTAAGAGGAAAAGCAGACGTGTATAAAAATCTTacacatagaaaaaaaaaaaaaaaaaacatatgacaTACCACCTGCAACAATCACAGGAATCTGACAATTCAAAGGAATTCCCAAAAAGTCACTTGACTACTTCAAGTCCTGAATCAAGGCAGATTAGGCTCCCGCTGATCAGTGAGGTAAAGGTCAGGTAGAAGATTAGCTCACTGAATGTCCTGCATCTTGTTCACAATGTCTAGCGTGAGCCAGCTGGCTTAGTACTGTGCCACTAGGTGACGTTTGAAGAGGGCTGTCCCGGGGACAGCTGACTCATGAACTGTGACTGTGGGTCAAACAGCCATTCACCGACACCTCAGAGACAGAATGGCTTTTGATTAGGTGGTGTAATCTGTCTACCATGCTAGAGACCAGCACATCCTGTACTGGCATTTTACACTGGGTGAGGTGTTTGCTCTAAGGACGATGCACAtctttcagtgtttcccactgCATTTAACTGCAATGGCGTAGGTTGATGTGAgagagcaaaaaaataaataaataaataaaaaaatcagaaagCTGGCCCacaatttaaaacaaataaaatgctcTATGGCTTCATTTCACGAAAGATTGATTTTAGCCAAAATCAATTACTTTATGCAACTGGATATAGCACAACCCTCGGTAATTCTTTTTGTGCTTTGATAATGTTACAATCTTGCCAGGCAGCACTCCTTTACAATTtcataaattaaaaatgaaacatcACTTGCGTACTGCTCCCGAAAGAGCCACCAATCTACACTGTTTACAGTTTCAAAGTACTGTGGATAACGGGAGGACAGAGACCAGGCCAAAGAAAATGGTAGCTAATCCTGTTAAAAgtttccaaaaaaaataaaaaataaaataataataataattaaaaaaaaaaaaaaaaaaaaaaaaaaaccaccagATTTTGGAAACCAGATTTGATCACTATATTAAAAATGGGAAAAACAAGCTCTATGCAATGAGAAGCTCACCCTGTCTTACAAGACATTTTACAGGAAAAGGTCTTTGTAGGAACTCAGATGCTTACTTTATCTGTTTTGCGTTTTTGTACCGAATGAAAACGACGATTGGGTAAATGTGAACGCTGTGAAGCCTTTCAATGGCGTGAGGTGCAATGTCAAGCAAACAGTGACAGTCCTACGAAGAAAATGACAACAATTATTATATACATGAGCAATGAAAATGCACTGCATGAGTCATAATTGCATGGTGATTTAAATCAATTTACACATCAAACTGATGCTAATTTAGCTCAAATGCTAGTTTCAGCCACAGTGTAATTGCAGAGACTTCGCTTCGTTTAATAAACTTACCATTTCACAAAATAAGAAATTGAagatttcaaaaaaaaaaaaaaaaaaagacagcacAAACCTTTTCTGTTATTTCTGTTATTGAAGCGACTGTCGTTACATCAAAATGGCCGCTTCTCCGTTTGTAATCGATAAAAAGGCAGTCCTTCACGCCACGCTCTATTGCTTGTTGGGAAGCCTTCATCACCTCTAAAAGGCGTCACAAAATTGAAGAAAGTTAGAGAAGGGAGTAAAGGGACTTGGAAAGCAGAACCATGGAAGACGGAATGACAAACATGAATACATAAATGGCAAAGGCTAAACCTAGTTGAATCATATctagaaataaataataataataataataataataataataataataataggattaAATAACTAACCAAGCACACATCTGCAGAACTTCCCAGGAGATTCTTTGACCAGCATGTCCTTGACAGCATCCACTAAAGGCCCCAGAATAAGCACGGGTCGCGGCGAAGCACACTCCACTTTCTGAACCCTCTGATAGGCCAAGCTGACACAGTCTGTCAGCAGCAGAGCACAGCTGTCAATGACCACTCGGCTCAGGCCAGATGTCTCACGTCTATTAAAAGAAATGCGGGACCAGGCGGCTCACCTTCCATGAAGGGGATCGAATCTGTGCTTATGGCGTCGAGGGCCAGCAAATCCTTGCCGTCCTTCGACCCGCtgcgtttgtgtttgtttttcctgcGGAAGAAAGACCTGCGGGCGGCGGCTGACAGCGTTTTGCTGGAGCCGTTCTCGTCCTTCATCTCAGACATGCTGTACCTCCGGTAGAACTCCTGGTCCATCCTGTAGGTAATAAGAGAAGCGACGGTGTAAATGTTTGCGAAATCATTTCATTATGCCGTCATAATACACAGTTAAGAATAATTTAAGTATTGACACAGGGTAACGTACACCCTTATTGGAAGACACATTTGATTTTCCATTGACTAAGTATCTATACAGAAAGCGACATCACTCACATGTATTTACTGGGAATTTGTCCCCTTTCCAGCTTTTGAGCATTCTCGTCCAGTTGCCAAGCCATCCAGCAGCCGAAATTACCCTTTGGTAGAGTGTCTTCAACAAATAAAATGTCGTCTTTCTTAAAACTAAGCTCCTGCTCCATCTCAGCAGCCTTGTCATAAAGTGCTCTGTAAAAGGGACAGGGGACCGATCAAGCAAACGGACCTCGGCGTACGTCAAAAACACTACAGCCGACAGCTACTGTCAGCATGATGATCTGCCAAAGACGTTCGCCCTTGTATATTTACAGCGAATTGCATCAGAAAAAGTGAGCAACGGCAGTCATGTTCACAGAGGAAGTCCAGAGAATCATAAAGAACCAGTCAAGCGCATTGAAATCCTAAATGCTACAGGATAGCAAAACAGGATTTTACAACAAGGCATTACTATATTAAAAGCTGTGTCCTCAAAACCtctcaaaatattttaaaaaaaattgtgtgtTAGCTGACATTACACCGTTTCTCTGCATTGCGTcgataaaaaaataattcaggATCACCGTGAGTGATGCTTCAAGTTTCTTGACCCTCTCATTCAAGATCAACTCCAAGAAAAACAGCTTAGGGAAGAGTTGTAGAAAGGAACCTCCATCGATAATAAACAAAAGGATATCGGATTCGCTAAACTGCACTAAGATTACAACTGCAATCCAGTGTCATGGTTATGTCAAGCCAATAAACAGCTTTTTGGCACACTGGAGCGTTTGCATGGAGACAGGAGTACGAGGTGCATTTCACAAAGAACTGCATGACTACATTCTTCTTGCATTAACAGCTCCTGGGGCCACTGTTATGATTCATGGAATCCGGATTCCCTCCAAGTTGCAGGAAATTCagaattaaaattaattttccCTTTTCCCAAGTCTGAAGTGTGCCACTAAATGGAATTTAAGACCGCAATCCCAGCCGTACACCAAATTCAACACCACACAACCAACTACCAAACAAACCAGCTCAAAACATTCCTGATCCCCTAACCATGATCCAAATTCATATTCTGTGGTTTCACAAAGGTAAACAAAAAACGCAACACgtgtaaacacacacaaatatccAACAACACACATTAATGATGCTACGTACAAGACGAAAACGCGGAACATAGAGTCCGTCTTGTAGCTCACGTACCTTATATAGAATGCATCTCCTGGAGTATCTTTAAATACTTTAAACTCATCGATACGGTGCTGAACTTTCAACGTGACAGTTTCTGCAGGTTTTAACATTTCAAGGTAAGCTTCTTCAGCAGTTTTATGTTTCATGCTAACTGAATTGTACTGCAAAagaagagggggaaaaaaaaggtttATCAAAACCAATTTTCACTGAAGGGGTAAGAAACATATATGACATACAAGATGTCCTGGCTTTGGTGTTCATTTAGCTTTTCTAAAACGGGTAAAAGCTACTTAGCTTTTCTGTACTCCCAAAAAAATGACCTAGATATCTATAGTACAATAAATCGGAATTTAAAGCTTTTAGAAGAGGCACTAATTGCAGGGTCTTCCCAGGGAGGACCAGGGCTTTCCTCTAACCTCTAGTATCATGTCTCCTGGCAGAAGGACATCAgcgtctttggcagggctgctgTCCTCCAGCTTCTCTACAAAGATCCCACGCTGGTTTCCGCCACAGATCTGGATGCCCAGCTCCCCCTGGGTCTTCCTCAACGTCACCATCCTTGGCTCGGGGATCTTCCTGGAAGCCCCCACAGACATCCTGTGAAGCGGCCACAGACCGAAAAGGCAGAAGAGGAGTGGAACCAAATGGTTTCTGTTTAAAGTCACTTTAGGCATTAAACctctctcaaacattttttcCTCACCACCAGAAAATGCATAAAAAGCCAGAAAAGAGCATATATATTTAATTCGCCGACCTCTAAACTGCTACAGACGTTGCAAAGATCGCAGCTTTATATTCCGCCCGTTTTATCTTATATTTCTTTCAATAAAGGAGATTGTGTTTGAGAGTAACTGAGCGCCGCACCTGACTGAGCTGCGGGGGCTAGTGGTGGGCGTGGTCTGTTTGGAGGGGGGAGTCATggtgccttcatcctgctcgcTCAGCGTGTCGATGGTGGAGTGATTGTCTGGGGTCGTGGCACCACTGCCCTGGGGGGTCGACTGATTGCTCATCGGCTCCATCCGGGAGCTGGAGAGGGACAACGCAAAAACCCCACGATGTTGACAGCCCGCTAGTTTGAAGCACATGTGACCACTTTCCTGAGAACCTCTCCACAGATCGGaatgaatgaggcacattaatGCATTTCATGGAAATTGCCACAGGATGCGGGTGGAGTCACCTGGACCGCGAGTGGTTGCCGAGCTGGTACATGTGGGGGTTGTACTGGGCCAGGATGGTGATGGTGTCGCACTGCTGCCCGATGATCAGCCGGGCCTGCTGCTCCGTGGCGTTGCGCAGGTTAATGCCATTGAACTGTAATCGGACACAGGCAGTCAGGGAGGGCAACGCCAGGCTTTACCGCCAACTGAGAGAGGAACCGGACGATGGAAATACCTCTAGCAGCTGGTCCCCGTACTCCAGGCCAGCTTGGTGAGCGATACTGCCCCCCGTCACCTTGGAAACGAAGATGCCGCCGTTCTCGCCGCTGACGATGGAGATGCCGAGAGGCTCTGCGCCCTTGTGCACGATGACGTTGCGCGGCTCTTCCAGATAAGGCCTTAAGGAACAGAAGCACAGAGAGCACAGGAGggtcagatacacacacacacactcattcattcCACTGCAGAACAGACATACACTGGAAGAGGATCTTCATGCGGTCTGTGTTTTTTCTGCAAGAACTCTGAGCAAATGGATTTAATGTTAAAGACAGCATCCTCACACCACAAGGTAATAAACACAAAAAGTGCAGCAAAGGGGGGGGCGATCACACACAAAACCGACAATATACCAGGATTTAGGAAACATCTCTGATATAAAAGATACTCTGAACATCTATCATCATGGTGGAAATTTCACAAGTCATGTAGATGAGTGTTTCCCGAGCTGGTCCTCGAGGACTACCAGCAGTATACGGTTCtaccccctcccagctcccagtagggagcaaaaaatgtAGACGGACTGtggttccccgaggaccgggttggaaaacactggtGTAGATATCATGCAAGGTAATAAATCCACTTGaaaaggtggggggaggggggatgcagAGACCAGGCATGCAATCTCCAGCATAAGCAACAAGTACAGTAACATCCCGTGGCAGGCTGTGAGGTGGTCTGTACAGAGCCTCAGGATGTACCCTGGCATGGATTTCAACTCCCATTTCCCAAATGGAATTTTCACCATTTTCAAAACATGAACgcagtttgttttttaaaaagtaaaatgagTGTTCAGTATAAGAGAGAGGCGTGTCCCACTTTGCGGCTATAAACAAAACTCAACGCCGCAACAAGGgtaatgacccccccccaccccaatcccaACAAATTTACTAAAGAAAAACTTCAGCTATACTTTGATCCAACTGACATTTTCAGCGACTTTTCAAGCAGACCCACATTTTAGGGGTCATTTACATAACCAGACAGTTCCTGTAAGTAACCAGATACTAGCGAAGCACTCCGCAGTGCTGCAGCATGTGTGATCATCATGCTTGATCTTGAGTGAGCGAGCTTTTCACCCGTGAACGCTTTGGGACATCCCCTTCCCTTAACTGGCAGAGACACACACCTCAGGCTTCTCAGTGATGAGAACCTTGGCCTAGAAGCCACAGGGATTCTTAGAAAGGATCTGTTACGGAACAGATATCTGTAAGATTCAGAAAAGTAAAAGGTGAAGGAAAGAGGGATAAATGGAGAGAAGGATCACAGAGAAGCTTAATGCAACACCTTCAAAAATGCGCAACTGTGGGAGGACAAAAGCAAGCAGTCCAGACAGAATTCACAGTGAAATTTATAAAGAACGAGAGATGCACGAGTTAGAACCGAAACGTCATTGGATCATGTCAGATTCTTCATATTTGAAGGATTAGCCAAAACTTTTTTCAAACCGGCATTTCTCAACGCAGTCATGCAGGACCCCcatacagtccatatttttgctcctttcCAGCTCCCAACGTGCCTGCATCAACCAATCAAGCAATCAAGAACACTGGATACCTGGGTACCGGTGTTGGGAGCTTGAAGGGAACAAAAAAATGCAGGCTGGGTTGAGCAGCACTGTTCTAAACTATTGCACAAACTAGAGCAAGAAGTGAGGGTTCCTCCAACCAGGACAAGTGTCTTCTTCACTGCTAAATTACaggtttaaaaacaaataaagacGAGTTATTAATGAAGCATTGAATGTAGACCACTAAACTGGAAAAGCAGGCCCTGAGAGAGCAACTAGCACGCTCACCTGTCCTTCCTACGATCTCCCATGGGAACGGGGCTGATGGATATTCTGGGCAGCGTGGAGATGGAGCTCTGCGATTGGCTGCTGGCGAAGGAGGTGGTCTCCAGGTTGAGGGGGGACTGGGGAGGGGTGATGAGGCTGGGGCTACTGCACTCCGAGTGAGACAGCGAGCCTGCCAGGCAAAGGTCAGCCAATCACAAGGGAGCAGCCCAAGAACGCCACGGCGCATCACCGTCCACAAGAATCAGAGGCTGCGGTTCTCCAACTGTTACTTATTATTCTTAAGTCACAGAACCGAAACCACAAATCATCTCAAACCCAAATTTAAAAATGATGAtaggtttataaaaaaaattaaaaaaaagtctTTGAACTTTCAAATGTGCAAGGATTGGAGAATGGCCAAGAGCAAATATGGCTCCAGAAAGCATACCTCGATCGGAACTCAGCATGGACCGAGGGTACCGTGGAGTGGATGGGATTTTAATTCGCTCTGTCCTATACTGGAGATTACTCGATGAACCTAGAAAAAGAAAACGGTATCGCTTTAGGCACCCATGAGCAGAAAAACAAGGTCGTTTTACGCCTGACAGAAGCATTCTAACAACGTAGTGGTTTCCCTGCTGCATGTGGGCGGGACTGAATGGAGGTTAGCGGCCGCGTCCCCTCACCCAGTCGAGCGCTCGAGGGCAGGGAGTTGGTTCCGTGAGGCGTCCGACTGCGCGCCGGCTCCGTGAAGTCACTGGAGCGCTTGTGGCTCAAGTCCAAGCTCAGACGCCCTTGGTGCTGGGGGCTGCGTTCCAAAAGAAGGAGAGACCCATGGCTCAAACTGCTCTATTCTCCCCCCAGCATCGAGCATCTGTGGAGATTTGACTTCATGGCAGATCTACATTCTTAGCCTCAGAGATGTTCAGTGGGGACAGAGAGAGTGGGCGTTCTGGGACACTTAGAGGGCTTATAAGGCAAGTTCTTCCCCTGCATTTCTTACACCAACTCTGACTGCCCTTCAGTAACCTTTAatcacaacactgaaaagactTTATACGGTTCTTATGAAGGGAAAACACAGAATTATGACAAAAGGGAAGCGGAAAAAGCAGCACACACTTCCACAGTAAGAAGAACAGCGAGACAAGCTATGAGATCTAAGCAATTGTACAGAAAAGAAATGCTACATTTGTCACGCTCGGAGAGATGTGGAGCGGGAACATTGACTCAGCCAGAGGTTGCGTCTCCGTGGGTACCTGGGGTGTGAATGCGGATGGCAGATTTGGCTGGGGACAGAGCAGTTATTAGTGTGAACCCGGTGACTCCAGGCTGTGTAAATTGGATTTCTCATTACAGCCGTTACCGCAGGGCACGGAGCCAAGCCTCGGTGTGCAGAGTCTGTGACAAAATAAAACGGAAGGGCAGAGGTTTAACACCGAGACCCCTTCAGATCCCGAAGGACGGTACCGACACAGTCTCGTCCAGTTCAGAACAATCGGCCTCATCCAACTGAGGTTTTACTTTAAGATTCGAAACAGTAAATGTTAGTCGTTAAAAGTATTTAATGTAAGCATTTAATGTAATGTAGTTATGTACACCTAGCTAACGACAACGGCTAAACTAATCGTAGAAGTTAAAAACAGACAAGTGCCCAAAGGGGTTCTGGGTATTTATATCACTGAGGCTGTGAGTGAACATTTACAGACAAGACAAGACTCACACATGCTGTGAATGGATTTTGCATATCTCCAATACATTCGACATGACTATTCGTTACACAAGAAAACATCACACGGAGAGGGCCTTATGAAGAGGTCACATGACCCGAGAGTGTGAACTAGATAAGGCTCTGCGTGAACAGAAAGAGCACCACGGGCAGTGTAAAATGACATTCTAGCACCAGAAATGTGTCCAATATATAGAGGAGCaccaggaaggcaaaggccttaAGATGCACAATTTCTGTCCACTGATAAGGCTTCTAACAGTGGCAAGTAATAGATAACACTGCAACAACCTTAATAAATTGCATGCATTACTATTTGCACATTCCAGTACGTTCAAGACCACAAAAGCCTAAAACACTGAAGAATAACACAAAGCAAGGAGGTCAGAACACCAGGAGGAAGAAGTCGTTAAATTTataagagagaacatgcaacaaAGACAACTAGCAGCGTGTCCAGTATGACATACGTGCTGAAATGGTTCCGTTGTAGCCGGGCGGGGCAAAGCCCGTGCTGTGCCGATGGGAGCGCTTGGGAGAGAATCGGCCCATCTCGTTGGGCTCAGGAGACTGTTCATCATTAGAGTAACTCTGAACCTGCAAACATGTGGAAAGGCAAAGCAACGTTATAATCTGACATCCAGCTGCAGCTCAAGGAAGTTGGACAACCCAATATGCAGCTGTGTTTTCCAGTGATTTCCTGCCCTACAATAATTGAGTCACTTAAAGATTTGGAGGTTCCAGAACTACAGCAATGTTGTTTTCTTGCACAAATTAACCAAGGTGCCTTGCCGGCAAGTAATCTGAGTTTCGAAAATTAACTGGGACCATATCAAATAATTCCACTGGTCACAGAATGCTGTGAGTTGAGTTGCCTCCCATCGCATTTAATGCAGGGATTGTTCCATATTGATCCAGGAAAATGCACAATTTGTCCCACACTTTTCTGTACATTCTTAACCAGCTTAGCAAATTTTATTGAGTTCTGCCAGAGAAACCAACAGCAGTAGCGCTAATCAAAGTGGGACGGAGTTTGACGTAGTTTCTGGGGACCTCTGGCATTACCTGAAAGGCTGGCATGGGAATCTGCAGGGGAGTCATCTTTCGCCGCAGTGCAGGCGCCGATTTTGGGCGGGGCCTCTTCACTTCCTGCTCCTCTGTCCTCAGGCGGCCCACGTCGTCGTCACACGACTTCCTGGAAGGCAGGATCTTGCAGTCCACACCGGCCTCCAAGAAGAAATGGTTGCCGTTCCTGTCGCGCACATCCAGGATGGCCTCCTGCTTCACAGTCAACGTCGCGGGGGAtggggaaggggtggggggaggcgaGCCCTTGGTGATCGTGGAGTCTGACGCGGAGCTGGTCTGCGGCTTGTGCTTGAACTTGAAGGAGTCGCTGCGAGTGGGGGGAGTCGGGGGGGCCGGGGAGGACGCCTCCTTTGAGGGCTGAGGGGAGTGTGGCGGCAACTGAGACGAGGACATGTAGTCCAGCTTGGATGGCGTGTCGGGCCGCTTGAAGGTATCAGCATCGAAGATGGACTTCCGCGGCTTTGGCACCTTGAATATGGAGAGTTGAGCGCTTTCTGTCGCCGACGCGCCTCCCGCCATCATTTTGGGCCACGTGCCCCCGCTGTGCTTCTGGACGAGTTCCTTCTCCAGCGCCGCCTCTGCCATCATGCACTCGGACTCGAAGGCGAACTGGCCCTTGATGGACTCCACGCGGCCATAGCAGCGCTCCTGGAAGGCTTCGCCGGCGAAGGAGCTCGCGGCATGGTCCTCGGCAGGCCGGAGGGAGTGCGTGTGCAGGGAGCCCACGGAGAAGGGCTTGTGGCGGCAGAACGGCGCCTCCTCCGACTCGGCAGGGTCCTTCTTCCCCTCTGCGCTGCTCGGGTTGAAGATGTCCGTCTGGGTCGAGCTGTTGTGTTTCAAGTTCTTGTAGTTGCGTACGTGCAAGTCGGAAGAGTGGAACCTACAGTTTGACGATTTCTCTGACTCTCTTAGGTTCTCGAAGATGTTCTGTCCGGAGCAACTCTGTGGAAAGAActatgaaaacaaaaaaagaagtgATCTCAGCATTTTCAAATAAATTTATTAACACAGATCGGTAACCACGTATCTGACTATCAAATTAGCCTTCATTAATCCTCAATTGGCCAACATTTGCTGATGGGATTAACAGCACATGAAAGGCGTAAGCAGAATTCACCT encodes:
- the dlg5a gene encoding disks large homolog 5a isoform X7; protein product: MLATSLGHFKQMEFSCSTYSVLSTMPSDSESSSSLSSVGTTGKASSPPPALTDSKQANDKLETVLFQLRQVTRERDELRKRLALSSPGTTFDDCRPNSKLSHDYERLKMQCMKAMADLQSLQNQHTKTLKRCEEAVKEADFYHTLHSRLLTDQSQLKEEMDSMKRDNSQLVREHNHLKQNCEELRRLHEEDLKEAADMRLQQQQVLRENGSSEILNKLYDTAMDKLEGVKKDYDALRKRYNEKTANHNTDLSRLEKAEEENRRLQKQTDILMKQRDSAIHFQQQYSSSLRRFDSIQQELNKTAAQNKELQREVERWQSEATRYKTLQLKALKDLEKYKEERDSVFNEYRLIMSERDQVIKEVDKLQSGLEVAEAKLKNTSSERKVASEEMEALRQELSSALVDRDRAICERNELLEKYCHEVKDKAEAQKELNQACKDIETVKEERDVARKERTEAIIQRDQLLREYYQARQKQDSATLDMERANKEIEMLRKQYEAMSQELKEAMQEAEVAKCRRDWAFQERDKIVAERESIRTLCDNLRRERDRAVSDLAEALRNLDDMRKQKHDALRELKELKEKMENQLEKEARFRQLMAHNSHDSAIDTDSLEWETEVVEFEKDREDMDLKALGFDVAEGVNDPYLPGDCGIFVTKVDKGSIADGRLRVNDWLLKINDVDLTNKDRKQVIKAVLNGGGVINMVVRRRKSLGGRIITPVHLNLAGHKDSGISLESGVFVTAVVPGSPAARDGALTVGDRLIAINGIALDNKSLTECEALVRNCRESLSLSLMKFFPQSCSGQNIFENLRESEKSSNCRFHSSDLHVRNYKNLKHNSSTQTDIFNPSSAEGKKDPAESEEAPFCRHKPFSVGSLHTHSLRPAEDHAASSFAGEAFQERCYGRVESIKGQFAFESECMMAEAALEKELVQKHSGGTWPKMMAGGASATESAQLSIFKVPKPRKSIFDADTFKRPDTPSKLDYMSSSQLPPHSPQPSKEASSPAPPTPPTRSDSFKFKHKPQTSSASDSTITKGSPPPTPSPSPATLTVKQEAILDVRDRNGNHFFLEAGVDCKILPSRKSCDDDVGRLRTEEQEVKRPRPKSAPALRRKMTPLQIPMPAFQVQSYSNDEQSPEPNEMGRFSPKRSHRHSTGFAPPGYNGTISAHSAHRGLAPCPAVTAVMRNPIYTAWSHRVHTNNCSVPSQICHPHSHPSPQHQGRLSLDLSHKRSSDFTEPARSRTPHGTNSLPSSARLGSSSNLQYRTERIKIPSTPRYPRSMLSSDRGSLSHSECSSPSLITPPQSPLNLETTSFASSQSQSSISTLPRISISPVPMGDRRKDRYLFRNRSFLRIPVASRPRFSSLRSLRPYLEEPRNVIVHKGAEPLGISIVSGENGGIFVSKVTGGSIAHQAGLEYGDQLLEFNGINLRNATEQQARLIIGQQCDTITILAQYNPHMYQLGNHSRSSSRMEPMSNQSTPQGSGATTPDNHSTIDTLSEQDEGTMTPPSKQTTPTTSPRSSVRMSVGASRKIPEPRMVTLRKTQGELGIQICGGNQRGIFVEKLEDSSPAKDADVLLPGDMILEYNSVSMKHKTAEEAYLEMLKPAETVTLKVQHRIDEFKVFKDTPGDAFYIRALYDKAAEMEQELSFKKDDILFVEDTLPKGNFGCWMAWQLDENAQKLERGQIPSKYMMDQEFYRRYSMSEMKDENGSSKTLSAAARRSFFRRKNKHKRSGSKDGKDLLALDAISTDSIPFMEDCVSLAYQRVQKVECASPRPVLILGPLVDAVKDMLVKESPGKFCRCVLEVMKASQQAIERGVKDCLFIDYKRRSGHFDVTTVASITEITEKDCHCLLDIAPHAIERLHSVHIYPIVVFIRYKNAKQIKEQKDPVFLRDKVSQKHSKEQFEVAQKMEQEYSKFFTGIVQGGSLSYICTQITTIVDQEQNKVLWVPDDSP